In Primulina eburnea isolate SZY01 chromosome 14, ASM2296580v1, whole genome shotgun sequence, the following proteins share a genomic window:
- the LOC140811999 gene encoding light-harvesting complex-like protein 3 isotype 1, chloroplastic gives MSMTIFSATPPKLPSLSPPANSQGRTLFTPRTNLFLTVKKNCNFHLLVGADGVSGVAATVPEETPSSAEANVVSNGSPPSPLPSPAVVADIAEGVKGFEDPRWVGGTWDLAQFAKDGKTDWDAVIDAEVKRRKWMTENPTSSTNENPIIFDTSIIPWWAWTKRFHLPEAELLNGRAAMIGFFMTYLVDSLTGLGLVDQMNNFFCKLLLFVAVAGVLLIRKNDDVETLKKLWEESTFYDKQWQATWQEEASGSSEKN, from the exons ATGTCGATGACCATTTTCTCAGCAACACCTCCAAAGCTGCCATCTCTTTCACCTCCTGCAAACTCTCAGGGAAGAACCCTTTTCACTCCAAGAACGAATCTTTTTCTTACTGTCAAGAAAAATTGCAACTTTCACTTGTTAGTGGGTGCTGATGGTGTGTCTGGTGTGGCTGCTACCGTGCCGGAGGAGACTCCTTCGAGTGCTGAGGCGAATGTAGTTTCAAATGGGTCCCCGCCGTCACCTTTGCCGTCGCCGGCAGTGGTGGCGGACATTGCGGAGGGTGTGAAGGGATTTGAGGACCCGAGATGGGTTGGAGGGACTTGGGATCTGGCGCAGTTTGCtaaggatggaaagactgattGGGATGCTGTGATTGATGCTG AAGTGAAGAGGAGAAAGTGGATGACAGAGAATCCAACATCATCCACCAACGAAAACCCTATTATTTTTGACACCTCCATTATTCCTTGGTGGGCATGGACCAAGAGGTTTCATCTCCCAGAAGCTGAACTCCTCAATG GCCGTGCTGCAATGATAGGATTCTTTATGACATATCTGGTTGATAGTTTAACCGGACTCGGGCTTGTCGATCAAATGAACAACTTCTTCTGCAAACTGCTGTTATTCGTGGCTGTTGCTGGTGTTCTTCTGATCAGAAAGAACGATGACGTAGAAACATTGAAGAAATTGTGGGAAGAGTCGACATTCTATGATAAGCAGTGGCAAGCAACTTGGCAAGAAGAGGCTTCAGGCAGTTCGGAAAAGAACTAG